One Carassius auratus strain Wakin chromosome 3, ASM336829v1, whole genome shotgun sequence genomic region harbors:
- the LOC113046150 gene encoding bryoporin, translating to MQNAEAVSATINTNRNCTVEITNVSSNYCLINPKVYMSSGFSYHPPQPTIRTAKTEVCSFTKDDNTATGAVGILTYDLFHMQNRMCTERMAILFSVPFDYHLYKNVMGIGLFESSRGCDKALYKHMYEGKDFSQFTRADVGGSGITHRGKKIDLRATMSTVGKAIIKLEVYDKMG from the exons ATGCAGAACGCAGAAGCTGTGTCAGCAACAATAAACACTAATAGGAACTGTACAGTGGAGATCACCAATGTTAGCAGCAATTACTGCCTTATCAATCCAAA AGTGTACATGTCCAGTGGGTTCAGTTACCATCCACCCCAACCCACCATCCGCACCGCCAAGACCGAGGTTTGCTCATTCACTAAGGATGACAACACTGCCACCGGGGCTGTGGGCATCTTGACCTATGACCTCTTCCACATGCAGAACCGTATGTGCACTGAGCGCATGGCCATTCTGTTCTCTGTCCCCTTCGACTACCACCTCTACAAGAACGTGATGGGCATCGGGCTGTTTGAGAGCAGCCGTGGATGTGACAAGGCCCTGTACAAGCACATGTATGAGGGGAAGGACTTCAGTCAGTTCACCCGTGCAGATGTGGGGGGATCTGGAATCACCCACAGAGGGAAGAAAATAGATTTAAGGGCCACCATGTCTACTGTGGGCAAGGCTATTATTAAGCTAGAGGTCTATGATAAGATGGgctaa
- the apnl gene encoding actinoporin-like protein, which yields MTESAEAAAANVSSRRHATIEITNLTNNYCLLNPKVYLESGETSNPPQPTVRPLKTEVCTFSKTSAHATGSVGVMTYDLFERSRNDYSETLALMFSVPWDYNMYKNWFAVGIYPKGKECDQALYKEMYYQKNPQGFVREEANGSGINYEGKLLDIRATMCPLGRAIIKLEVWDKLMSPLSQQVS from the exons ATGACTGAGTCTGCTGAGGCTGCCGCTGCCAACGTGAGCAGCAGGAGACACGCCACCATAGAGATCACCAACCTGACAAACAACTACTGCCTCCTCAACCCAAA GGTGTATCTTGAGAGCGGTGAAACCTCCAATCCACCTCAGCCCACGGTGCGCCCCCTCAAGACTGAAGTATGCACTTTCAGCAAGACCAGCGCTCATGCCACTGGCAGCGTGGGGGTTATGACCTACGACCTGTTCGAGCGAAGCAGAAATGACTACAGTGAGACCCTTGCCCTCATGTTTTCGGTCCCCTGGGACTACAATATGTATAAGAATTGGTTTGCAGTGGGCATCTACCCGAAAGGAAAGGAGTGTGACCAGGCCCTTTATAAAGAAATGTACTATCAAAAGAACCCACAGGGCTTTGTGAGGGAGGAGGCCAATGGGTCAGGCATTAACTATGAGGGAAAATTACTGGATATAAGGGCCACCATGTGTCCTTTAGGCAGGGCTATCATAAAACTGGAGGTGTGGGACAAGCTGATGTCTCCTTTGAGTCAGCAGGTTTCCTGA